Proteins encoded together in one Miscanthus floridulus cultivar M001 chromosome 16, ASM1932011v1, whole genome shotgun sequence window:
- the LOC136512912 gene encoding glycerol-3-phosphate acyltransferase 5-like, producing the protein MMPTSSAAPASPRSPRARRSRSVVAELEGALLRSADTFPYFMLVAFEASGLPRFVLLLALWPLLRLLELGAGPGRRRDLALRAAAFVATVGVPRAEVEAVSRAVLPKFMADDVDPAAWAAFGSCEGKRVVVTRMPRVMVERFAKEHLGAHAVVGCDLEYSRLRRSTGLLKGAGREAVATLVRALFAGDDRPDLGIGGSEMARSFLTFCQEQQLRPPFTADHETNAPPFRPVIFHDGRLVCRPTPFMSLVILLWLPLGVLVAFVRIAVGLMVPIWTIPYIAPVFGGAVIIHGRAPPPVRLSDAATDDGGSPSGVLFVCTHRTLMDPVVLATVLGRRVAAVTYSISRLSEILSPIPTMRLTRDRDVDAARMRAELARGDVAVCPEGTTCREPFLLRFSKLFAELSDRIVPVAMNYRVGLFHPTTARGWKAMDPIFFFMNPRPVYEVTFLNQLPAEATCAAGKSPVDVANYVQRILAATLGFECTTLTRKDKYTVLAGNDGSVNAKPAAAGKPAWQSRVKEVLGFLLH; encoded by the exons ATGATGCCGACGTCCTCGGCGGCACCAGCGTCGCCGCGGTCGCCGCGCGCGCGGCGGTCCCGGTCCGTGGTGGCCGAGCTGGAGGGCGCGCTGCTCCGGAGCGCGGACACGTTCCCGTACTTCATGCTGGTGGCGTTCGAGGCCTCCGGGCTGCCGCGCTTcgtgctgctgctggcgctgtggCCCCTGCTGCGGCTGCTGGAGCTGGGGGCCGGTCCGGGCCGGCGGCGCGACCTGGCGCTGCGCGCCGCCGCGTTCGTGGCCACCGTCGGGGTGCCTCGCGCCGAGGTGGAGGCCGTGTCCCGGGCCGTGCTGCCCAAGTTCATGGCCGACGACGTCGACCCCGCGGCGTGGGcggccttcgggagctgcgaggGGAAGCGCGTCGTCGTCACGCGGATGCCCCGCGTCATGGTGGAGCGCTTCGCCAAGGAGCACCTCGGCGCGCACGCGGTGGTCGGCTGCGACCTCGAGTACAGCCGGCTCAGGCGGTCCACGGGGCTCCTGAAAGGCGCCGGCCGTGAGGCCGTCGCCACCCTTGTGCGCGCGCTGTTCGCCGGCGACGACCGGCCGGACCTCGGGATCGGCGGGTCAGAGATGGCGCGCTCCTTCTTGACATTCTGCCAG GAGCAGCAGCTCAGGCCGCCGTTCACCGCGGACCACGAGACGAACGCGCCACCGTTCCGGCCGGTCATCTTCCACGACGGCCGCCTGGTGTGCCGGCCCACGCCATTCATGTccctcgtcatcctcctctggcTGCCCCTCGGCGTGCTGGTCGCCTTCGTCCGGATCGCCGTCGGCCTCATGGTCCCCATCTGGACCATCCCCTACATCGCGCCGGTCTTCGGCGGCGCCGTGATCATCCACGGCCGCGCGCCTCCGCCTGTCAGACTCAGCGACGCCGCCACGGACGACGGCGGCTCGCCCTCAGGGGTCCTCTTCGTCTGCACGCACCGCACGCTCATGGACCCCGTGGTGCTGgccaccgtgctcggccgccgcgtggccgccgtgACCTACTCCATCTCCCGCCTCTCGGagatcctctccccgatcccgacGATGCGGCTGACGCGCGACCGGGACGTGGACGCGGCGCGCATGCGGGCCGAGCTGGCCCGGGGCGACGTGGCCGTGTGCCCCGAGGGCACCACGTGCCGGGAGCCCTTCCTGCTCCGCTTCTCCAAGCTCTTCGCGGAGCTCAGCGACAGGATCGTGCCCGTGGCGATGAACTACCGCGTGGGGCTCTTCCACCCGACGACGGCGCGCGGGTGGAAGGCCATGGAccccatcttcttcttcatgaacccGCGGCCCGTGTACGAGGTGACGTTCCTGAACCAGCTCCCCGCGGAGGCGACGTGCGCGGCGGGGAAGAGCCCCGTGGACGTGGCCAACTACGTCCAGCGGATACTCGCCGCCACGCTCGGCTTCGAGTGCACCACCCTCACGAGGAAGGACAAGTACACGGTGCTCGCCGGCAACGACGGCAGCGTCAACGCCAAACCGGCGGCGGCCGGGAAGCCGGCTTGGCAGAGCCGCGTGAAGGAGGTCCTCGGCTTCCTGCTCCACTAA